The window CAGACAGAACGGAAGAAAGGGAAGGGAGCTTAACTGGTAGATCAGAGTATAgaaagtgagactcgaacccagatGGATCCCTTAAGGTCAAGTACCTTACCAATGGTCACCAACCCCATTTATGAAACTTATATGTggtatatatatctttacttctttataaaaactTCCCTCCCTTCATTTTAGAAAAGAGTTAGTTATGAATTGACTTAAATATCCTTAATAAACCCCTTAATTTAAACGTAAAATGACCATTTTATCCTTAACGAAATACACCACAAAttcattatcttctaaaatatcttcaCCACCCCTATAGATAATTACTTTTACAACAATTACTTATACcagccaccaccatcatcaccagTAACCGTCACCATCACACGGGTACTGTGCTAGTAGATCTTATATCTTGCATCAGATCAAATTGTTGAAGACTTtgtctttaaaatccaaaaagtggcttttattttaaaacaatttcaaattAGTTAAcaatacaaattttaaagatacaCTAAAACCTAAAAAAAAGAGGAAAGACCCAGCCGGGACAATCAAACTGAACAAGTCTTGTATTTCAAGACTTGGACTGAGCAACTTGGTAGACTAGAATCGATTTTGTTCGTCTGTTCGCCATTGTTTACAGCTTGACTGCTTTAGTTACTGTCAAATGCCTATTCTTTCACATCTCTCTACAGAAACAACAAACTTCATTCATATTTCTATTTTCACAACAAAACATCactctaataaaataaaattcaaatctTTCCTGCAATTCTGTGCATATGAATCCTGCCTTTTTTATTTCTAACCCCTCAGTTTCAAAACAATCAACAGCTGCCAAAAACACTGCTTCTGAAGGGTTTGCAAACTTAAATCCTACCTATACTATATGTATTTCCGTTGTAGAATAAGAACTCGAGTCATCGGTGCTCGACCAGGTCTTTTTAAGTCCACATGGGGCGTGGATCATACGTGGTGGTCTTTCCACTTGAAGTTCAAAAGGAACTTCCTTTTCCAGTTCGGAACAATACCTACCAAAGGTACGAAGGCTTACATGGAGTCGGAAGTCCAGGCCGAATAAGAACTTCATCTCCAATCTGTTTAACTCCGCTGTTGTTACTCCTCCCACTTTTGCGTAATATGCATTGTTGTAAAATCTGAAAGTAGAAACAAAAGTAAATGCTTTAATAAATACAATGGGCAAAAACATACTACAATTTGTGTTTTATTTCAGCACAGGGAATATAGAATCACCTATGTATGAATGAGTGACTTCAGGTTATGATGTAATGTAATGCGGGTGCATTTGAGTATTTTGTTAGTCTAAGACAGACCCACTTAATGACCCGGACTTGCAACGAGTCAGATTTTGATATAGACGGAGTATTTGGGTTTAAAGCTGCTGGAGAGGAGAACCTGATCACATGGCAACCCAACAGCCCATAAGTCAGACCAAAACCCACCTAAGTCTACAGTCAATGAACCTACTAATGAGTATTAATTATCTAttaatgtttttctttaatttttaagtattattaTATCTTCCCAAGTAAGTTTTAAATGTTTGCTTTGGGAACTACTCTAATATCTAGCCTATATATTAAGGCTTCCCAGTTGTAGTTTTCATCAGTTTTGGAATATACAACAGCTTGTGAAGCTTTTCTTGAGTGTTTCACTCTAAAAAGGAGTCGATAGTTTGACTGTTTTTAGTGTGGTGCTGCTGCTTTATCACTATTAACATCTTCTTTCGCCAATCTAATTAATCTTGGTGGTGTTTAAGTACTTTATCCTAGATTCAATCAGATTGTTAGGCTTGGTGGTGGCAACTTTATCCAAGTCATATCCATTGTTCTCTGTTCTAAAATCCTTATATCTTGTTAACCTATTCCCCACGTATCATAATGTAGCATCTTTATCGGGTCAAATCAGCTTacaagaaaatatattaaacgAAGCATACTATATCAGAAGTTGCCGATAGTAtggttttttctttattcataAAAACTCATGCTTAATTCCAAAACTTGGACTATTATACGATTCTGGCGGAAAGCTTCATAAGCTAAGAAGTGTAGGAAGGATGATGTGCCTTTTCTTTACCATTTGATGCACCTGGGCGGCCTTAATTAAGTTTTAAGTAAAAAGTAGGGGCATCATCCTTCCCATACTTAGAATGATAAGAACCCTTTCTACCTGAACCGTAATTATGTTAGACACGAtagattattaaaaataaaagtttcttGACAAAACACGTTTCTAGTCGACCAAACCTAGTTGGACAGACAAGAAAAGTACTTGTTATGACTTGACTCGATTGACCTTTATCAGGGGTTCTTGATGTGCTGCAAGCTTAAAGATGGACTATTTATGGCCAAGATGAAGTAGGTCTTGAGAAGTAAATGGGGAAATGCTTCAGCAAAACTACTTTTACATATTAAACGTAAACGTAAGCATTCCGGACTTTTATTAATTAGTGCAATTAACCTTCTAATTCCCATTCTCGAAGTCGTAACATAATCTTTAAAATGGAGcatctaaaatataatataacccACAGAAAGATTAAACTATGAAAAACACTTACGCATCGTCAATGAACTTAGCAGCAAGCATTATACTGGTTATGAGAAGGCGATGAACACTAAGAGACGTCAAATTGACATTTCCGTACTGAATAAACCGATCCATGTACACCCGTGCAACAACAAAACATGACGGGCTGCAACGCGAGTACTTGAAAATACGATCGATGTACTCTTTAATGGTAAGAGCTGGTGCTCTTGAACCATGAAAAATTGTCAGAACATCCTTAGTTTGTGTGGTCTCAAGTATCGTTTCATTCATTTGGACAGATCTCTCCAGAAGTGAAGAAAGAAGTGATAGAACTTTCGGGTTTCCATGATTTTGCTTAAAAGTTTCTTTAAGCCCCAGATTACGGTATGTTTTCAAACCTGGGGTGTCGCTGTCAAGCCCTAAAGATTCCATGTCAAGGGAAAGCTGCATCGAAAAAGAGAAGTGTTCATGAATTACTGTATAGGCCGCCAAACTTAAATTTGCACAGGCAACTTTATCAACCCAACAATCAGATTTAGAAGTTTATGCTTGTTCCCcttttaaataattttcttgATTTGACCCATATGAGATACAACACAATCCAGTGGTAAGGAAGTTgatattgccacctctagttgGGATACGTGGAAAAGTCAGAAAAGgtgaatttttgaaatttcttttGGAGACGAGGAATCCTATTATCCTAAACTATACTAACATCTTCAAGCACCTCCATCACCCAACCTTGGTCACTAGTTAggagttaattaattaaataaattcctTAATAAGACTCTATCCATATTCGAGACTATAAATGTTCCATTATGCTTAGCATTAGAGACGTCAGATTCCTTGAATCTTACATCTCCAATGCACATAAACATAGCCTTAGTAAGTGGACCacagaacctttttttttgtttaatgatctGTAACATAATTAGTCAAGTTTCTTAATATCCACATAGGGTATCTGTTAATGACATAACCATTAGGTTCCAAAAAGAACATATACAAACAATAACAAAGTCAAGCACATACAAAAACACCAACCAGCCTAACTCTATAGCAATGCACATCGCTTTTAACAATTGATACATCTAAGCAATAAGACAAAGAAAATGGCCATGTTTAGTAACGTAACTGCAAAGAGTCGGCAAGGGATTTAAACTTTAACGATGAACGCATTATATAACTGTAGGCCAAAAGAAATCATAAACTTAAAATCCGTAAGTTGTCGAACTTTGTTCGATATATGCTCTCTAGACCATCCAGACTCTCCATACATCCCTTTAAGAAGatcaaaatcaaatccaaaagaaaCGATACGAGATACTAAAACGCACTTAGATTTAGAATCAAAACACAAATCAAAGAGACATCAACACTAATAAATGATTCATTTGTAGCTCTAAACCTACATCCCTTCTTTTTGCCATTCCTTTCTTCAAGGTCAAATCTGTTTTCTTTTAGCTAAATGAATAAACTTGTCCCCCTCCCCCCCTCCCcccacatacacacacaaaatccaCCCACAAATTCCATTAAGATCTGTCCAAGAAACTAGGCTTGAAGCTATTCTATAAGTTCAATTTGAATAAATATTCAAAACCCAAGAACAAATACACTCTACTTTAACAAACCCACAAATAAAAATCCAAACTTTATGCTAATTAACTAGATccaaggataaaaaaaaataactttttttaaatttagccTATTAAAATCCAGATTAttaagtaataaaaaagaaaaaaagaaaaacccaaatgaaagtaaaaaacaCACATACTGGGCatggtatatatctatatatatgtagctTAACTTACAGCTGAGGTTCTTaaagcatcatcatcatccatggCAGCCACAGTCACAAATTCAAGAAAATATTCTTCTACATTAGCAGCAACTGGAAGATaaaaattatttctttttgatttatttatacatacatatatacatataaatatatatatatgtaaatgaatGATGTGAAATACTAACAATAACAATCTTTCTATAGTGATGTCACAATCAATGTCCAGTGGGGTGTGTGTATGATTACAacttatagatatagatacatataaaatataaaatatatatgtatatattaataacttTATTGATTTGTAAAGCAAAGTTCAAGAAAATGGATTTCTTTTAGGTTACTTGAAACAATAAAAtttgctaatttttttttattgaatagaagaataaaaaataaaaaataaaattgttttgtttaaGAACAGGTGGAAATGGAAAGATACAGTGGATGATTGAAGACTGTTAAGTTAAGTGTCGgtggtttattattattatatttttatatatataataaaatccgGTGAAAAGGGATTTTTACCCCGCAAGTGAAACCTAATTTAACAGAATCGATGAGTCAAAAATTGTTTTCTCTAGAATGGAGTTGTCGTAACTTTTAATTGTTACATAAATGACTCATAATATGTATTTGAATAGTTTAATGGGATTAGTGCGCCAGAATGTAACAAGTTATGCccaaaaggttatagtgtgtacaaactaacatttttttctattgtatgcataaacttagtaaaaatgttcaaatcatgcaatgtgtatacgtggcagcctgtatgagctgccacgtgtaatttttttttgaaccggccacgtgtaaggtttttattggtcggtcacaaaaagttgcatgatataaacttttttattacgtttatgcatacaataaaaaaaacgttagttcatgcacactataactttttgagCATAGTTTGTTGCATTCCAACATACTAAATCCTAGTTTAATCGTTCTAAAATTGCTTTCACATAGACGTACAAGAATGCAAATATAGAGATGAGGATAATGGCAAAGACTTTTTATAACATACCTTTGTCTATTTTTCATTTGTTCGGTtgtacattatattttattgaaacattttttattttttattcggAGGccaaataataaaaactaagtaatctaccaataaactaaagcaggattgacatattcttgaaacgacacgtggcgtaatatttgatcgacatgtgtctttttaattaattaattttgttaaattagtttttttagttgtataaaaattcaatttccttattagacttagactTAAACTCCAACTCTtagcttattaatacaaaagatattataacattatttgattgatcgttttttcattaataGATTGTCTATTTtcctttctcaattcttcaaatactattatttatattaattataataagttattaacatgaagacatcaaaattttgagtttatgatccgaaattacaaggctatttgtcatcatcaattatgcttacaagttccgattttgatgtgtgactaaaaatttaaggtaaatccaaaattctaactaaacatatattatatttatcaaaactgTTCATTGTAATTTAtcttcgatcatcgatttactttaaccacaagttattttatactcacgaatcatgtttgaggcatattcgaatttctttatgatacaatctatatagttaccgtacatcgtacggctATTAGGACTAGTAAAGTTATATATGTTGATCTTTTTCATATACAGTCGGTGAGATATTAAGACCAAAAATACGTAATATACAAAATTGGATGTTACggaataattagttttcttggGAGGATTAATTTGGGTTCGAGTTCTACTTGTCACATTTGTGAGGATGGATTAATAGAGGTTTTTTTGATATTCCTGGTTTCCAGACATATGTggaattaaaaagtaaaagtagaATAAaatgtcttaaaaaaaataagtaatatatacatctccaaaaaatatttttagaaagaaaaaagaaataatgtgTCTCTATATATCATACACACAATGCCTATTCAACACCAAAAGTTACATTATTTCCACAAAATTGGTtgatatgtatattttgtacATGAATCACCATTTTCAAACATCTCCACATTAAAGGGCTAGCTTCCATGCATGTCTACCACTGGCACATATTTTCTTCCGGGGACCAAATAAAAAGAGAAGGCTACCAGACGTTTATTCACCGGCTGTTTTGTATATGATCACCGGTAATTATATATTTGCATGCATGCATGGCGTACAtctctttatatttaataatgttTTTTCACGTacgttatatataatattagatcCTTTGTGCCTTTAATTAAGACACATTCACCATGAGACCATATCTTTTATTATGTGAAGTAATCATTTGAGCCTTTGAGGTAGTATAGGAGTGGACTGGATTATTTGCCGttatgaaaaaaaagaagataattgTTCTTGAATTATTACGAATATTTTTGTGatgtcatcacaaatttgaAGTATGTGCGTGAGGCGTTTTTCTACATATATGTATAGGACCATCTTTAATGAACAAatcggtatatatataatagattagTTAATTGAGATGGGAAAGGATGATATAAATATGCATTTGCTTTGTGCTCTGGAGTCTACACTAGGCAAGAGCTCGCACGTCAAAACCCGGCCCGACGTGACCCAACCCGAAACCTGGCAGTGCAACAAAACCTAACCTGTGACCTGGTTCTTCCCTTTCTGTATTCTTTTGTGGTTCCGTGTTCTGTTAATGTGTGGTGTTCCCTATTGTCGATTAAAATTCGTTGCTCTTCTTTTGTCCCAGGAACATGGTGTCCtcctttaccttttttttttctcctttagAATTAAATGCAACAACGGAACGAATTAACATTTATAATAAGAGTTTCTGTAATTTATCTAATCGCTTCAACACCACTGAATTTCGATATTTGAGAAACAAACTGGTCTGCATTTTGAAGGATAGCTTGATATGGAGTCTACTCACGGGTACATGCGTTCAATTAAGCTATGGCCTCCTAGCCACAACACGAGGTTAGTGCTTGTGGAGCGTATAGTAAAAAACCTCACGACACCATCCATTTTATCAAGAAAGTATGGTTTACTAAGTAAAGAAGAAGCAGAGGAAGATGCCAAAGAAATTGAGTCTGCAGCATTTGTGGCTGCAAGTCAACAATTTGAAAAAGAGCCTGAAAGTGATGGAACATCAGCTGTGCAAGTGTATGCTAAAGAATCCAGTAAGCTCATGGTAGAAGTAGTCAAAAGAGGTTCTAGACCCAAAGAAGATCAGGACGTTATACCAGAATTAACTACACCAGACCAAGA is drawn from Erigeron canadensis isolate Cc75 chromosome 9, C_canadensis_v1, whole genome shotgun sequence and contains these coding sequences:
- the LOC122581550 gene encoding cyclin-P3-1-like isoform X2; the protein is MDDDDALRTSALSLDMESLGLDSDTPGLKTYRNLGLKETFKQNHGNPKVLSLLSSLLERSVQMNETILETTQTKDVLTIFHGSRAPALTIKEYIDRIFKYSRCSPSCFVVARVYMDRFIQYGNVNLTSLSVHRLLITSIMLAAKFIDDAFYNNAYYAKVGGVTTAELNRLEMKFLFGLDFRLHRDVKE
- the LOC122581550 gene encoding cyclin-P3-1-like isoform X1; the encoded protein is MDDDDALRTSALSLDMESLGLDSDTPGLKTYRNLGLKETFKQNHGNPKVLSLLSSLLERSVQMNETILETTQTKDVLTIFHGSRAPALTIKEYIDRIFKYSRCSPSCFVVARVYMDRFIQYGNVNLTSLSVHRLLITSIMLAAKFIDDAFYNNAYYAKVGGVTTAELNRLEMKFLFGLDFRLHVSLRTFGRYCSELEKEVPFELQVERPPRMIHAPCGLKKTWSSTDDSSSYSTTEIHIV